The Lasioglossum baleicum chromosome 3, iyLasBale1, whole genome shotgun sequence region TTTCGAAAAATCGTTCGAGATGCGTTGATATATCACTAAAGGCTATAAATAGACTATAGACATATCcgaatttcaacaaaattcgaaacagtattGCGAAAAGTGTCCGATTTCACGTGGCACGACCCTTGTGTATTGTGCATATAATTTATCTCATTGAAAGTTACCCAAAccatttgtttatattttatcataAACAAACAAATTTAAGATACTGTTAAATTTATCATAGAGAACCTGAatgtaaaattgaaataaagacaaaatacgtTAATGCTACTTGTATTGTCCGTCCACGAGAAGATTGCACGCGAAATGAAGATGGGCAACGGGGAATCTCCGAAACATATATATTTAGTGAGCTTGTGGcttatattttgtattataaATTCTGGAGAGATAGCGAGATATCGTCTTACTATTTAGATAGATTCATTTGTTTACTTCGTCAAGCGATTCAGACGAAATTTTACGCAATATTACGAAATAGGCATATCAATCAGGTATCAAGGCATAAATACCTACAAGTTTCTCTGTACCTTTTTCTCGGGGATGAACGATAccattcattatatttttaattttatgtaactgtaaaaaaatctcgaaacacagaagaCATAGAAAGCAGAAATTTAGTACACAGGTAGGTTTTAGCACAAAAGGGGTGCACGAATATTTATATTATCCCGGAAATCCTTCAGGATCAAGtgctaaaattaaattagtggCATACCACCACATATAAGCcagccgttgatttttcaatggGAATTATGCTAGTTCTATAATAACGTATTGTAGCATAGGAATAAAAATTCCTATTCTCTTGCACAAGATTACGCAATGAAAGTAATAGTaggatataataaattaaaaaaagataaaTGTCCAGTAGTTGTGTTTATTTCTTGCATATAAAGAGAATTGTATACATTATGTCGTCTTAACCATTGTTACATTAGCACTGGACCTTTCTTCTGAAGGAACAACCTTCGGTTAATCGTGCTTTGCCACCCGTGGATCTGCACAGTATTGTACGACAACCGTCACATTCTACCGATATTTGTGCATGTGAAAATATGGTTTTGATGGCGTAACATCCAGGACATTTGACATCCATAAAATAGCTGTTTGGCTTTTGTACAAGTCTCTTCAATTtgtgtttctttttctcttccgcTGGGCTTGGATGCAGGAAATCTTTAGCGAGAGGCATTCTATAAGAATTAACAAAATGGTATGTATTTACATGTATCGTTTTATAGGTATACGTAACTTATAAAAATGGGGTGATATCAACTAAATATTGAGATAGGGATATAGTTTAACAGTACATAATGTTATGTCAATTTATAAAGTCATAAATTATATTACTTGCTACAGTTGCGAAAAGAAAATAGGAGATGTGATAAATTGCAAGTAATACAATCTGATGGAAACTTATGTGAAATCATTAGAAATATATAGGTGCTAATAAATGACATCatacaaacacaatacaatgtCATATAAAAGAAACATTTGAGAAATGTCTACAATGAAATTCAACAGtttttatattcaaaattatttcaatgAGTATATTATAATTTGcacaaaaaataatataatattgcgATAATTATACAGATTATTTCGTGCATTCTTATGCGGGAGTAATACGGTGTAATACATCACTGCGTGACTGGAAGCCGTATGGATATAGACCGATATCAAAAAATTTAGAAGGGGTAAATACATTTTCTCATTATATTCATAAACATTACATATTACTATTAAATTATACGAGTATACTTACGTGAATGTGTTCTTATTTAGCTCTAAATTCAACAATTACACTTTTAACACGTGTTCGCATAACAACGTTATGAACTGAAAAGGACAGGTTGCGACAAACTTTACAACAACAAAATCTCTACTAGTATCTTACCGCAGGCAACTTATTAGGATTATGTAACTAAatcaacgatacaatttatagtgAGAAAATGTGCATTATCATTGGttgcacaaattttattttattttaataataaaaattttattttatcataaaaaCGATATTTCGTTGTTGCTAGACAAAAGGATGtatataatatttcaaataagcAACAGACATTTCTGTAAAGATGAAAATAAATCTGTAATGTGTTTCGCTCCTGCGTAGTAAAATTTATTCGGTTTTAATCACATTAGAACAAATAAATGTTGAAAGATCAGATAAATATATTTGTTGCGTAAGTGATTATTTAAAGATACATATATCTTGGATTAAGAAGGTGCTTCTTCTCAGCACAAACATAGTATTGAATCTGTTAGcttttcaatttttggaaatATGCAATATTTTAAACTAATTGTTTTGGCGCTGCAATCAAAAGCGGATATCAACACAAAAACACGTCTAATATGCATATGGTTTTAGACTCTAAACTTCATAAGCCATTTTGTGCATTGTTGAAGCAGCTGTGCAAAAATATTACTTATCATTTCATTCTGAAATGTCAAAACTTGGCTGATTGCTGTTTTCGAATATACGCATCTCAGATGCGAACTTGTGATCATCATAGGAAGACACGATTCTGAATCATTATTATATACGTAATCAAGAATCACCTACAGATTTTGTGAAACAAAGAactttcaatatcttttattaaCCTTGGCCTGGTCGTCATAATAGTAAGTATCGTCTTCCGAGGAAGTTAAAAATAGTTCGGTTTAGTAAAAGCTCCGTCGCACTTGTGAAATAgtttttcaaattgaaatgtTATTCGATCTGTATAAGATATCAAGTTTCGTAATGTAACGTTTAGTTTCTGTCTCTTACGACACTGTTGAACCTGCTTCCTGGTTCTCGAAACGtcactttaatattctactTTAACGATATGAGAATGGTACGCGAACTTACGCAGTTATGAACATGTTTTGCTTAAACGAAAAAACGAAAGTAGGATTATGTCGCGTACAtacgatattttttataaacttTTCGTAACCTATCTATTTCAGATTATGATCGAGAGAGAATGAGTAAATATGCGTGAAATAAAAGCCACCGTATAAAACTGTATAATCAAAGTGAACGGAAGGCTTTAGCGTAGTAGAATCCTACCAATGGTTCTAGCATACCTTACATTCGTACACTAGATTAAACAACAATGTAAGAAGTATAGTAATTTGCATTCACCTTCCGTTGGTCCGTTAAATTGAAAACCGAGTTGATCCTGCGTATTGCTGTGGTCAGTATAATAATCTTTGTCGAGTATTTATGTTTATAAAAcagatttatataatattataagttAGAAGATGTTATTGATGTTTAACCTTTTACGGACGAATGTTGTTGCAGACAAATAATGTAATTGCGTACATGATAAAACATTAGCATATATCTTCCATTTTGCCCAGCACTCAAGACTTTAATACATGATCTACTTCTCTGAGcaatatattctttaatatttttaacaaatctttatccgcaaagggttaaacggtgaaaaaaaaaacacaacAGTATATCCAGAATTCTTTTATACTTCTAGCGAATTAATGTATAATACACAATGGATATTGTAAATGTGTCTTTatcaaaaaagaaataaatgtttaatgcgataaattatatttcttgtaGAAAAATGTCTTGAGAATACTTTTAACAACGGTTAATAATGCGATAGAATCTCTAATATTAAGAAATCTAGAAGCCTCGGTTTAATTTTCTAATGTTCATTATTTCAGTGcacattattttgaaaaattaaacttGCCGTCATGGGTAACGAACCTCCAACTTATACCCAACCATGTGTTAGCATATGGATGGAGAAAATGAGTAAAGGAATATTGTTGGGTACTCATTTCAAAGAACACTGGAGAATCTGGGTTCCAAAAATATATAGTCCTAAACCAAATAGCGATTGTTTGGACTGGAGTTTTGACGAAGAAACAGCGCAAAAAGTATTATATTATACGCTAGAAGAATTCATCTGCAAT contains the following coding sequences:
- the Rps27 gene encoding ribosomal protein S27, with translation MPLAKDFLHPSPAEEKKKHKLKRLVQKPNSYFMDVKCPGCYAIKTIFSHAQISVECDGCRTILCRSTGGKARLTEGCSFRRKVQC